The genomic segment CTTCGGCGCGGGCGAAGCTGTCCGGGGTCATCAGCGCGCCGGCATTGTCTTCCGAGCCGTCGATGCCGTCGGTGTCACCGGCGAGTGCGTAAACGTTGGGCAGGCCTTGCAGGTTTTCCGTAAGGCTCAGGAGGAATTCCGCATTGCGTCCGCCGCGACCGTTACCGCGTACCGTCACCGTGGTTTCGCCGCCGGACAGGATCACGCAAGGTGGGGCGATCGGCTGGCCATGCAGAACAACCTGGCGGGCGATGCCGCCATGGACCTTGGCCACTTCCCGCGATTCGCCTTCCAGGTCGCCGAGAATCAGCGGCGTGACGCCGGCGGCGCGGGCTTTCTCGGCCGCCGCATCGAGCGATTGCTGCGGTTTGGCGACCAGCTGGAAATGGCTGCGTGACAGGCATGGGTCGTCTGCTTTGACGGTTTCCGAGCGGGGATCTTCCAGCCAGGCGCGAACGTTTTCGGGAATATCGATGTTGTAGCGCGCCAGGATCGCCAGCGCCTGGGCCGAAGTGGTCGGGTCCGCCACGGTCGGCCCGGAGGCGATTACCGTGGCTTCGTCACCGGGCACGTCGGAAATTGCATAGGTATAGACGCTGGCCGGCCAGCAGGCCTTGGCCAGACGGCCGCCCTTGATCGCCGAGAGGTGCTTGCGGACGCAGTTCATCTCGCCGATATGGGCGCCGGAACGCAGCAGCGCCTTGTTGATCGCCTGTTTGTCAGCGAGGCTGATGCCCTCGGCCGGCAGCGCCAACAGCGACGAACCGCCGCCGGAGAGGAGGAAGATCACCCGGTCGCTTTCCTCAAGGTTGCTGACCATCTCAAGCACGCGGCGCGCGACGCGCTCGCCGGCATCGTCGGGCACCGGGTGTGCCGCTTCGACCACCTCGATCTTGCGGCAGTCGGCGCCATGACCGTAACGCGTCACCACCAGGCCGGACAGTTCACCTTCCCAGGCCGCTTCGATGGCTTCAGCCATGGCCGCAGCCGCCTTACCGGCACCGATAACGATGGCGCGCCCGCTGCGATCGGCAGGCAGATGGTCGGCCAGCACCTGGCGCGGATGGGCGGCGTCGATGGCGGCGGAGAACAGCTCGCGCAGCAAAGCTTGCGGATCGAGGCTCATGTACTGCTCCTTCTATTGGGGTCTGGGGCCGATTCCAGACCTTAGGGCTCGGTTATGCAAGTAAAAAGGCAAGCCCTAAGGTTTGGAATCGACCCACCCGGCAGTCGGGCCGTGACTCCTTCTGCCGAGCGGATCGAAAGGGGTGCCGCCCGAGGGCGGCAAGTAAAGCAGGTGCTGAACGGGCATTACGTCGTGGGGACTGTGATTCCAAGCACCCGTACGGCGGTCGGCTCTACTTATGAGTGGCGTTGAGCGCAGCGCCAGCCGGCGTTGCTGTCTGGGTCCAACGACGGCCGGCGCGGCTCAACTCAACCCGGTTGCTTCGCGATCAGTTCTTGCGGATCGAAAAGTTGGCCATGTGCTCCAGGCCCTTGATCAATGCCGAGTGGTCCCAGCCGCTGCCACCGATCGCCGCGCAGGTGCTGAACACCTGCTGGGCGTTGGCGGTGTTAGGCAAATTCAGGCCCAGCTCGCGTGCACCGGCCAACGCCAGGTTCAGGTCCTTCTGATGCAGGCTGATGCGGAAGCCCGGGTCGAAGGTGCCCTTGATCATGCGCTCGCCGTGCACTTCGAGAATTTTCGAGCCGGCGAAACCGCCCATGAGTGCCTCACGGACGCGGGCCGGATCAGCACCGTTCTTCGCGGCGAACAGCAGGGCTTCACCCACCGCCTGAATGTTCAGCGCAACGATGATCTGGTTGGCGACCTTGGCCGTCTGGCCGTCACCGTTCTCTCCGACCAGGGTGATGTTCTTGCCCATGGCCTGGAACAACGGCAGGGCGCGGGCGAAACTTTCCTCGCTTCCGCCGACCATGATCGACAGGGACGCCGCTTTGGCGCCGACTTCACCGCCAGACACAGGGGCGTCGAGGTAACGGGCACCAGTGGCGTTGATCTTCTCGGCGAACTGCTTGGTGGCGCTGGGAGAGATCGAGCTCATGTCGATCACCAGCTTGTTCGGGCCTACGCCTTCGGCGATACCGTTCTCGCGGAACAGCACATCTTCGACATGTGGGGTGTCCGGCACCATGACGATGATGAATTCAACTTCCTGGGCCACTTCCTTCGGGTTGGCCAGGGCGACTGCGCCACCTTCGATGAGCGCGGCCGGTGCCGGGTCATGGTGGGTGGGAACGAAAATGTTGTGGCCGGCTTTCTGCAGGTTCTGAGCCATGGGCAGGCCCATGATGCCGGTACCGATAAATCCAATCTTAGCCATGAGTGTTCTCCTCAGTATTTCTTCTAGGGCGCGTCGTGTCAGATGGCGTTATGCGCTTTCATCCAGCCGAGGCCGGCAGCGGTGGTGGTGGCCGGCTTGTACTCGCAGCCGACCCAGCCCTGGTAACCGATGCGGTCCAGATGTTCGAACAGGAACCGGTAGTTGATCTCGCCGGTGCCCGGTTCGTTGCGGCCGGGGTTGTCAGCCAGCTGCACGTGGTTGATCAGCGCCAGGTTGTTTTCGATGGTCCGCGCCAGGTCTCCTTCCATGATCTGCATGTGGTAGATGTCGTACTGCAGGAAAAGGTTGGTGCTACCGACCTTGTCGCGAATCTCCAACGCCTGCGAGGTGTTGTTGAGGAAGAAGCGCGGGATGTCGCGGGTGTTGATCATTTCCATGATCAGGCGGATGCCCTCGGCTTCGAGCTTCTTCGCCGCATAGCGCAGGTTCTCGATGAAGGTCATTTCCAGCTTGCCCAGGTCAGCGCCCTTCGGCGCGATGCCCGCCAGGCAGTTGATCTGGGTATTGCCCAGCACCTTGGCGTAAGCGATCGCCTGGTCGACACCGGCACGGAATTCCTCGACCCGGGCTGGATCGCAGGCCACGCCGCGGTCGCCGTTGGCCCAGTCGCCGGCTGGCAGGTTGAACAGCACCTGGGTCAGACCGTTGGCGTCCAGCCGTGCCTTGATCTCCTCGGCCGGGTAGTCGTAAGGGAAGAGGTATTCGACACCGCTGAAACCGGCTTCGGCAGCGGCGGCGAAGCGGTCGAGAAAGTCCATCTCGGTAAACAGCATGGACAGGTTGGCGGCAAAGCGGGGCATGGTGTGTTTTCCTTCTGTCTGTAGGGACATTTATGTGTCGCGTTGCGGTGGTGCGATGACCACCGTGGTGCTGCATGCGGTGGATATGCTTCGCGATATCCCACCCTACGGTTGCTCCGTGCTGGCCGGTGCGTAGGGTGGAAGGACGCGAAGCGTCTTCCACGCGTTTCTGGCAAGTCGTGCTCGGTGTGCGTCAATCCAGCAGCGCGACCGCGGTCGGTGCGTCTTCACGGCCTTCGGCCAACGGCTCGAATTCGTTGATGGCGTCGATTTCGGTGCCCATGGCGATGTTGGTCACGCGTTCCAGGATCACTTCAATCACGACCGGTACCTGGTGCTCGGCCATCCACGCTTGGGCCTGTTCGATCGCCGGTTGCAGTTCTTCCTGCTTGAACACGCGGATCGCCTTGCAGCCCAGACCCTCGACCACCGCGACGTGGTCGACGCCGTAACCTTCCATGCCCTGCTGCTCGGCATTGATGTTCTCGAAGCCCAGCTGCACGCAGTAATCCATCTCAAAGCCGCGCTGCGCCTGGCGAATCAGGCCCAGGTAGGCGTTGTTCACCAGAATGTGGATGTAGGGCAGCTTGAACTGCGCACCCACGGCCAATTCCTCGATCATGAATTGGAAGTCGTAGTCGCCCGAGAGCGCCACCACCTTGCGAGTCGGGTCCGCCGCAACCACACCGAGCGCTGCCGGGATGGTCCAACCGAGCGGGCCGGCCTGACCACAGTTGATCCAGTGGCGCGGCTTGTAGACGTGCAGGAACTGCGCGGCGGCGATCTGCGACAGGCCAATGGTGCTGACGTAGCAGGCATCCTTGCCGAACGCGTTGTTCATGCACTGGTAAACGCGCTGCGGCTTCATCGGCACCGAGTCGAAGTGCGTCTTGCGCAGCAGGGTGCGCTTGCGCTCCTGGCAATCGGCGGCCCAGGCGTTGCGATCTGGCAACTTGCCAGCCGCTTTGCGTTCCTTGGCGACTTCAACGAACAGCTCCAACGCGGCACCGGCGTCGGACGTGATACCGAAGTCCGGCGAGAACACCCGACCAATCTGGGTCGGTTCGATATCGACGTGTACGAATTTGCGGTCCTTGGTGTAGACCTCGACTGAACCGGTGTGGCGGTTGGCCCAACGGTTGCCGATGCCGAGCACGAAGTCGGAGGCCAGCATGTTCGCGTTGCCGTAGCGGTGGCTGGTCTGCAGGCCGCACATGCCCGCCATCAGCGGATGGTCATCGGGGATCGAACCCCAGCCCATCAGGGTCGGGATTACCGGCACACCAACGGTCTCGGCAAACTCAACCAGCAAGGCTTCCGCGCCAGCGTTGTAGATACCACCGCCGGCAACGATCAGTGGACGCTCGGCGGCGCAGAGCATGTCGATGGCTTTCTCGACTTGCTTACGAGTAGCAGCCGGCTTGTAGACTGAGAGCGGCTCGTAGGTTTCAACGTCGAACTCGATCTCCGCCATCTGCACGTCGAATGGCAAGTCGATCAATACGGGGCCAGGACGACCGGAGCGCATCACGTGGAAGGCTTGCTGGAATACGCGCGGCACCAGTGCCGGCTCGCGTACGGTTACTGCCCACTTGGTAACCGGCTTGGCGATGGACTCGATGTCCACGGCCTGGAAATCTTCTTTGTACAGACGCGCACGCGGTGCCTGGCCGGTGATGCAGAGAATCGGGATGGAATCAGCCCAGGCAGAGTAGAGGCCGGTGATCATGTCAGTGCCGGCAGGGCCGGAGGTGCCGATGCACACGCCGATATTGCCGGCCTTGGTGCGGGTGTAGCCTTCGGCCATGTGCGACGCGCCTTCAACGTGGCGCGCCAGGATGTGGCGGATGCTGCCGTCAGCGCGCAGGGCGGAATACAGCGGGTTGATCGCGGCACCGGGGATGCCGAAGGCGGTATCGATGCCTTCTTTGCGCAACACCGCTACTGCAGCGTCGATTGCTCTCATTCGGGCCATGGATCATTCCTCCTGACTTTGACTCGATAGTTTTTATACGTGGCCCAAGCATGCAGCGCTGGAACGAAAGGAGGAATTGGTCGAAACTTTAGTTCTGTCGATATCAGGAGTATCGAATGGATCGCTACACCACATTGCAAAGCTTCGTCTTGGTCGCCGAAAACGGCAGCTTTGCGGCCGCTGCCCTGAAGGAAGGCGTTACGCCCGTGGTCATGGGCCGCCGGCTCGATGCGCTGGAGCGGCACCTGGGCGTAAAGCTGATGCATCGGTCCACGCGCGGGCTGGCATTGACCGACCTGGGCGAGCAGTACCTGGAGCGCGCGCGAGGACTGCTCAAGGATTTTGATGAGGCGGACGCCAGCATCAGCCACGACCGCACCTCGGTGCGTGGGCACTTAGTGATTTCGGCCCCGGCTGCGTTCGGGCGGCGCCATATCGGGCCGCATGCACCGGCGTTCCAAGCGCGCTACCCCGACCTGCAGCTGTCCTTCAATTTCACCGACAGCGTTGTCGACCTGGTCCGCCACGGCTATGACATGGGCATTCGCATTGGTGAGGTAACCGATCCCAACTACGTCGCCATCAAGCTGTTTCCCAATCGCCGCGTGGTCTGTGGCGCACCTTATTACTTCGAGCGGCAGGGCGTGCCGCGCACCTTGGAAGACCTGACGCGACACAATTGCCTGGCCTTCAACCTGCAGGGCGGGCAGCAGCGTGGCTGGACCTTTCTGCGCGACGGCAAGCAAGTGGCGGTACGGGTCTCGGGCAACCTCGACTGCAACGATGGCGAGCTGTTGTTCGACTGGGTCAAGCAGGGCATCGGCATCGGCTGGCGCTCGACCTGGGAAATCCAGGCCGAACTCAAGCGCGGCGAGCTGGTGACGGTGCTCGACGAGTTCGCGCTCCCGGCCTACGACATCCAGGCCGTGTACCCGCAGCAGCGCTATCTACCGGCCAAGGTGCGTTTCTTCATCGACTATCTGAAGGGCATCTACAACGCACCGGGCTACTGGGAAGTGCGCTGAGCGGATTAGTTGCCGCGGTAGGTGGAGAAGCCGTAGGGGCTTAGTAGCAGCGGGATGTGATAGTGCTCGACGCTGCCATTGGCTTCGAAGATCACCGGAACCTCCGGGAAAAAGGAGCTGGCCTTCTGCGCGGCGAACCAATCGCCGGTCATGAAGGTGACGCGGTAGGTGCCTTTCTCCAGTGTCTTGCCTTCGGGATACAGCGCAGTGATCCGACCTTGAGCGTTGGTCTCGCCGCTGTTAAGTGATTTCCACGCGTCACCCTGACGTTGTTCCAGCGTGACGCGGACGTCCGGTGACGGCAGGCCGTTTTCCAGATTGAGCACATGCACGCTGAGCGGGTTGCCGGCGGCCAGGGTCAGACCGGACAGACCGCTGAGCATCAAACCGGCGGTGATTGAACGTAGTGCTTTCATGGTGTTTTCCTTTTCTTCAGTGGGAGGAGGGCAGCAGTTTTTCGATGGCGGCCATGGCGCAGGCCTCGTCGTTCTTGGCACCGCCGGCACCGGCCACGCCGATGGCACCAATCACCTCGTCCCCGACCTTCAGCGGCACGCCACCGCCGAGCAGCAACAGTTCATCCAACGAGTTGAGGTTGGCGGCGTCCGGCGTAGCGGCGGCGCGTTCAGCGAACAGGCGGGTCGGGGTCTTGCTCGACAGCGCGGTGTAGGCCTTGCGCTGCGCCGCGAGGGTGTTGTGCGGGCCGACGTTGTCGTCCCGGTGCAGGGCGACCAGGTTGCCGCCGCGATCGACCACCGCGACCACTGCCGTGCGGTTTTCCGCGTGGCACTGGTCCAGCGTGGCCTGGATCAGGCCGTCGGCCAGGGCCAGCGAGACGTTCTGCTGGGTGATCGGTGCTGGCGTGGCGGCGTTGGCGCTTAGGGCCGGGTTAAGTAATGCCAGCGTCAGCAATGACAGTGTGGCTGCGATACGCATATCGGTTTCCTTGGGTGGCTGAGCTTCGGGGCGCATGGTGCCGATCGCCGCCCGTCAGAACCGTTGCCTGCGCATTACGCTTTTGTAATGGCTCGCAATGCGGCGGCGCCATAACCTAGCAGGCAGTTGAAGAATTACCTGCGTTGCCATTGCTGCGTTGAAAACAGGCTCAAAATGCTCATTTACCACTTGTAAGCTGCGCTTTTTCGCCCGTTTTCGCCTTGCGCTGGCTGCCTCGCTGACGTTCTTCAACGACCTGCGGCGCA from the Stutzerimonas stutzeri genome contains:
- the gcl gene encoding glyoxylate carboligase, which translates into the protein MARMRAIDAAVAVLRKEGIDTAFGIPGAAINPLYSALRADGSIRHILARHVEGASHMAEGYTRTKAGNIGVCIGTSGPAGTDMITGLYSAWADSIPILCITGQAPRARLYKEDFQAVDIESIAKPVTKWAVTVREPALVPRVFQQAFHVMRSGRPGPVLIDLPFDVQMAEIEFDVETYEPLSVYKPAATRKQVEKAIDMLCAAERPLIVAGGGIYNAGAEALLVEFAETVGVPVIPTLMGWGSIPDDHPLMAGMCGLQTSHRYGNANMLASDFVLGIGNRWANRHTGSVEVYTKDRKFVHVDIEPTQIGRVFSPDFGITSDAGAALELFVEVAKERKAAGKLPDRNAWAADCQERKRTLLRKTHFDSVPMKPQRVYQCMNNAFGKDACYVSTIGLSQIAAAQFLHVYKPRHWINCGQAGPLGWTIPAALGVVAADPTRKVVALSGDYDFQFMIEELAVGAQFKLPYIHILVNNAYLGLIRQAQRGFEMDYCVQLGFENINAEQQGMEGYGVDHVAVVEGLGCKAIRVFKQEELQPAIEQAQAWMAEHQVPVVIEVILERVTNIAMGTEIDAINEFEPLAEGREDAPTAVALLD
- the hyi gene encoding hydroxypyruvate isomerase; its protein translation is MPRFAANLSMLFTEMDFLDRFAAAAEAGFSGVEYLFPYDYPAEEIKARLDANGLTQVLFNLPAGDWANGDRGVACDPARVEEFRAGVDQAIAYAKVLGNTQINCLAGIAPKGADLGKLEMTFIENLRYAAKKLEAEGIRLIMEMINTRDIPRFFLNNTSQALEIRDKVGSTNLFLQYDIYHMQIMEGDLARTIENNLALINHVQLADNPGRNEPGTGEINYRFLFEHLDRIGYQGWVGCEYKPATTTAAGLGWMKAHNAI
- a CDS encoding GlcG/HbpS family heme-binding protein is translated as MRIAATLSLLTLALLNPALSANAATPAPITQQNVSLALADGLIQATLDQCHAENRTAVVAVVDRGGNLVALHRDDNVGPHNTLAAQRKAYTALSSKTPTRLFAERAAATPDAANLNSLDELLLLGGGVPLKVGDEVIGAIGVAGAGGAKNDEACAMAAIEKLLPSSH
- a CDS encoding LysR family transcriptional regulator → MDRYTTLQSFVLVAENGSFAAAALKEGVTPVVMGRRLDALERHLGVKLMHRSTRGLALTDLGEQYLERARGLLKDFDEADASISHDRTSVRGHLVISAPAAFGRRHIGPHAPAFQARYPDLQLSFNFTDSVVDLVRHGYDMGIRIGEVTDPNYVAIKLFPNRRVVCGAPYYFERQGVPRTLEDLTRHNCLAFNLQGGQQRGWTFLRDGKQVAVRVSGNLDCNDGELLFDWVKQGIGIGWRSTWEIQAELKRGELVTVLDEFALPAYDIQAVYPQQRYLPAKVRFFIDYLKGIYNAPGYWEVR
- a CDS encoding glycerate kinase type-2 family protein produces the protein MSLDPQALLRELFSAAIDAAHPRQVLADHLPADRSGRAIVIGAGKAAAAMAEAIEAAWEGELSGLVVTRYGHGADCRKIEVVEAAHPVPDDAGERVARRVLEMVSNLEESDRVIFLLSGGGSSLLALPAEGISLADKQAINKALLRSGAHIGEMNCVRKHLSAIKGGRLAKACWPASVYTYAISDVPGDEATVIASGPTVADPTTSAQALAILARYNIDIPENVRAWLEDPRSETVKADDPCLSRSHFQLVAKPQQSLDAAAEKARAAGVTPLILGDLEGESREVAKVHGGIARQVVLHGQPIAPPCVILSGGETTVTVRGNGRGGRNAEFLLSLTENLQGLPNVYALAGDTDGIDGSEDNAGALMTPDSFARAEALGLKAADELANNNGYGYFEALDALLMTGPTRTNVNDFRAILILPSPR
- a CDS encoding 2-hydroxy-3-oxopropionate reductase — translated: MAKIGFIGTGIMGLPMAQNLQKAGHNIFVPTHHDPAPAALIEGGAVALANPKEVAQEVEFIIVMVPDTPHVEDVLFRENGIAEGVGPNKLVIDMSSISPSATKQFAEKINATGARYLDAPVSGGEVGAKAASLSIMVGGSEESFARALPLFQAMGKNITLVGENGDGQTAKVANQIIVALNIQAVGEALLFAAKNGADPARVREALMGGFAGSKILEVHGERMIKGTFDPGFRISLHQKDLNLALAGARELGLNLPNTANAQQVFSTCAAIGGSGWDHSALIKGLEHMANFSIRKN
- the uraH gene encoding hydroxyisourate hydrolase, whose product is MKALRSITAGLMLSGLSGLTLAAGNPLSVHVLNLENGLPSPDVRVTLEQRQGDAWKSLNSGETNAQGRITALYPEGKTLEKGTYRVTFMTGDWFAAQKASSFFPEVPVIFEANGSVEHYHIPLLLSPYGFSTYRGN